From the genome of Rhizobium binae, one region includes:
- a CDS encoding glutathione S-transferase family protein — protein sequence MTITITAFERSPDRGRGLARDMRVRWALEEVGEPYEVRLLSFKAMKEPAHLALQPFGQIPTYEEGDLTLFESGAIVFHIAERHAGLLPVDANARARAISWMFSALNTVEPPIFDHSLARILERDQPWYEQRLLSLESSIRKRLDSLSAHLGDADWLDGAFSAGDLLMVSVLLRLKSSNILDDYPSLAAYVARAEARPAYQRAFAAQLAVFQAASAG from the coding sequence ATGACGATTACCATTACCGCCTTTGAACGCTCGCCCGATCGCGGCCGGGGTCTGGCGCGCGACATGCGGGTTCGCTGGGCGCTCGAGGAAGTGGGCGAGCCTTACGAGGTTCGTCTGCTCTCCTTCAAGGCGATGAAGGAGCCGGCGCATCTGGCGCTCCAGCCCTTCGGGCAGATCCCGACCTACGAGGAAGGCGACCTCACGCTTTTCGAGTCCGGCGCGATCGTCTTCCACATCGCCGAGCGTCACGCCGGCCTGCTGCCCGTCGATGCCAATGCCCGGGCGCGGGCGATTTCCTGGATGTTTTCAGCACTCAACACGGTCGAGCCGCCGATCTTCGATCACAGCCTCGCGAGGATCCTCGAGCGCGACCAGCCCTGGTACGAGCAGCGCCTGCTTTCCCTCGAGAGCAGCATCCGCAAACGGCTGGACAGTCTTTCTGCCCATCTGGGCGACGCCGACTGGCTCGACGGTGCCTTCAGCGCCGGTGACCTGCTGATGGTGTCGGTGCTGCTGCGGCTGAAGTCGTCAAACATATTGGACGATTATCCCAGCCTTGCCGCCTATGTCGCCCGCGCCGAAGCACGGCCGGCCTACCAACGCGCCTTCGCCGCACAGCTGGCGGTCTTCCAGGCCGCATCGGCCGGCTGA
- the ppdK gene encoding pyruvate, phosphate dikinase translates to MTKWVYRFGDGQAEGGARDHEILGGKGANLAEMCSLGLPVPPGLTIVSGACDTYYKNGGRIEDGLKAEIRAGIAAIEAITGRHFGSVSQPLLLSVRSGARVSMPGMMDTVLNLGLNDETVQALGHDAGDARFAWDSYRRFIQMYADVVMGLGNDVFEEILEDEKARLGHEFDTEISATEWQHIVSLYKRLIEEELEQHFPQDPEVQLWGAVGAVFSSWKSARAVTYRQLHNIPEGWGTAVNIQAMVFGNLGNSSATGVAFTRNPSTGEKALYGEFLVNAQGEDVVAGIRTPQSITEEGRISSGSEKPSMEKLMPEAFHELSRICSELEIHYRDMQDIEFTIERGRLWMLQTRAGKRSTRAAMKIAVDMVDEGVITEEEAVLRIEPSSLDQLLHPTIDPRVTRQVIGTGLPASPGAATGAIVFTAEEAVEAEAEGRKVILLRVETSPEDIHGMHAAEGILTTRGGMTSHAAVVARGMGIPCVVGAGTMRIDSRNERLLGIGVTLKKGDIITIDGSAGQVLKGEVPMIQPELSGDFGRIMGWADRARRMTVRTNADTPADARAARSFGAEGIGLCRTEHMFFEGERIHVMREMILAEDEKGRRLALDKLLPMQRSDFTGLFTVMHGLPVTIRLLDPPLHEFLPKTDDEVAEVAFAMGMEAIALRQRVDALHEFNPMLGHRGCRLAISYPEIVEMQARAIFEAAVAAAHETGAAVVPEIMVPLVGLRSELDYVKARIDAIAGDVMAEAGMKIDYLVGTMIELPRAALRAHVIAEAAEFFSFGTNDLTQTTFGISRDDASAFIPTYQRKGIIEHDPFISLDFDGVGELISIAAERGRRTRNDMKLGICGEHGGDPASIRFCETIGLDYVSCSPFRVPIARLAAAQAVIAENLKGPPGK, encoded by the coding sequence ATGACCAAGTGGGTCTACAGGTTCGGCGACGGTCAGGCTGAGGGCGGCGCGCGCGATCACGAAATTCTCGGCGGCAAGGGCGCCAATCTCGCAGAAATGTGCAGCCTGGGCCTTCCCGTTCCGCCGGGGCTGACGATCGTCAGCGGCGCCTGCGACACCTATTACAAAAATGGCGGCCGTATCGAGGACGGGCTGAAGGCCGAAATCCGAGCCGGCATCGCGGCGATCGAGGCGATCACCGGCCGCCATTTCGGCTCGGTCAGCCAGCCGCTGCTGCTTTCGGTGCGCTCCGGCGCCCGCGTCTCAATGCCCGGGATGATGGACACCGTGCTCAATCTCGGCCTCAACGACGAGACCGTGCAGGCGCTCGGCCACGATGCCGGCGACGCGCGTTTTGCCTGGGACAGCTACCGCCGTTTCATCCAGATGTATGCCGATGTCGTCATGGGCCTCGGCAACGACGTCTTCGAGGAAATCCTCGAAGACGAGAAGGCGAGGCTCGGCCATGAATTCGATACCGAAATCAGCGCCACAGAATGGCAGCACATCGTTTCCCTCTATAAGAGGCTGATCGAGGAGGAGCTCGAGCAGCACTTCCCGCAGGATCCGGAGGTTCAGCTGTGGGGCGCGGTCGGCGCCGTCTTTTCCAGCTGGAAGAGCGCGCGCGCCGTCACCTACCGCCAGCTCCACAATATTCCGGAAGGCTGGGGCACCGCCGTCAACATCCAGGCCATGGTCTTCGGCAATCTCGGCAATTCCTCGGCCACCGGCGTCGCCTTCACCCGCAACCCTTCGACCGGCGAGAAGGCGCTCTACGGCGAATTCCTCGTCAATGCGCAGGGCGAGGATGTCGTTGCCGGCATCCGCACGCCGCAGAGCATCACCGAGGAGGGCCGGATTTCCTCCGGCTCGGAAAAACCCTCGATGGAAAAGCTGATGCCGGAGGCCTTCCACGAACTCAGCCGCATCTGCAGCGAGCTCGAGATCCATTACCGCGACATGCAGGACATCGAGTTCACCATCGAGCGCGGCCGGCTGTGGATGCTGCAGACCCGCGCCGGCAAACGCTCGACCCGGGCGGCGATGAAGATTGCCGTCGACATGGTCGACGAGGGCGTGATTACCGAGGAGGAGGCGGTGCTGCGCATCGAACCCTCCAGCCTCGACCAGCTCCTGCATCCGACGATCGATCCGCGCGTCACCCGCCAGGTGATCGGCACCGGCCTGCCGGCCTCGCCGGGGGCGGCGACCGGCGCCATTGTCTTTACCGCCGAAGAGGCGGTCGAGGCCGAGGCCGAGGGCCGCAAGGTGATCCTGCTGCGCGTCGAGACCAGCCCTGAGGATATTCACGGCATGCATGCGGCCGAAGGCATTCTGACGACGCGCGGCGGCATGACCAGCCATGCGGCGGTGGTTGCCCGCGGCATGGGCATCCCTTGCGTCGTCGGCGCCGGCACCATGCGCATCGATAGCCGCAACGAGCGGCTGCTCGGCATCGGCGTGACGCTGAAAAAGGGCGATATCATCACCATCGACGGCTCGGCCGGCCAGGTGCTGAAGGGCGAGGTGCCGATGATCCAGCCGGAGCTTTCGGGTGATTTCGGCCGCATCATGGGCTGGGCCGACCGGGCGCGGCGCATGACGGTGCGCACCAATGCCGATACACCGGCCGATGCGCGCGCCGCCCGCTCCTTCGGCGCCGAGGGCATCGGCCTTTGCCGCACCGAGCACATGTTCTTCGAGGGCGAACGCATCCATGTGATGCGCGAGATGATCCTGGCCGAGGACGAGAAGGGCAGGCGGCTGGCGCTCGACAAGCTCCTGCCGATGCAGCGCTCCGATTTCACCGGCCTCTTCACCGTCATGCACGGCCTGCCGGTGACGATCCGCCTGCTCGACCCGCCGCTGCACGAATTCCTGCCGAAGACCGATGACGAGGTGGCCGAAGTCGCCTTCGCCATGGGCATGGAGGCGATCGCCTTGCGCCAGCGGGTCGACGCGCTGCACGAGTTCAACCCGATGCTCGGCCATCGCGGCTGCCGGCTGGCGATCTCCTATCCCGAAATCGTCGAGATGCAGGCGCGCGCCATCTTCGAGGCGGCGGTGGCCGCAGCCCACGAGACGGGGGCGGCCGTCGTGCCTGAGATCATGGTGCCGCTTGTCGGCCTGCGTTCCGAACTCGATTACGTCAAGGCCCGCATCGACGCCATTGCCGGCGATGTCATGGCCGAGGCCGGCATGAAGATCGATTACCTCGTCGGCACGATGATCGAGCTGCCGCGCGCGGCCCTGCGCGCCCACGTGATCGCCGAGGCCGCCGAATTTTTCTCCTTCGGCACCAACGACCTGACGCAGACGACCTTCGGCATTTCGCGCGACGACGCCTCCGCCTTCATCCCCACCTATCAGCGCAAGGGCATCATCGAGCATGACCCCTTCATCTCGCTCGATTTCGACGGTGTCGGCGAGTTGATCAGCATCGCCGCCGAACGCGGCCGGCGCACCCGCAACGACATGAAGCTCGGCATCTGCGGCGAACATGGCGGCGACCCGGCCTCGATCCGCTTCTGTGAGACGATCGGGCTCGACTATGTCTCCTGCTCGCCGTTTCGCGTGCCGATCGCCAGACTGGCGGCCGCGCAGGCGGTCATAGCGGAAAACCTGAAGGGCCCGCCGGGGAAATAG